A region from the Spirochaetaceae bacterium genome encodes:
- the sucD gene encoding succinate--CoA ligase subunit alpha, translated as MSIFINKNTKVLVQGITGSTALFHTKQMLEYGSQMVGGVTPGKGGATVEGLPVFNTVSEAKAKTGANASVIYVPAAFAADAILEAVEAELDLVICITEHIPILDMVKVKQYMQGKKTRLVGPNCPGIITPGECKIGIMPGYIHTKGHIGVVSRSGTLTYEAVYQLTTQGIGQSTAVGIGGDPVNGSDFIDCLKAFNADPDTYAVIMIGEIGGSAEEEAAHWVKANMTKPVVGFIGGATAPAGKRMGHAGAIISGGKGTAAEKIAALESCGITVAKTPAVMGETMIKVLKDKGLYERCLRT; from the coding sequence ATGAGTATCTTTATTAATAAAAACACCAAAGTGCTGGTACAGGGAATAACCGGCAGCACCGCTTTATTTCATACCAAACAAATGCTGGAATATGGCAGCCAAATGGTAGGCGGCGTTACGCCGGGCAAGGGCGGCGCAACTGTAGAGGGCTTACCTGTTTTTAACACCGTAAGCGAAGCGAAAGCCAAAACCGGTGCGAACGCCAGTGTTATTTATGTACCGGCCGCCTTTGCCGCCGACGCTATCCTTGAGGCTGTGGAGGCCGAGCTGGATTTAGTAATTTGCATTACCGAGCATATCCCTATCCTTGATATGGTTAAGGTAAAACAGTACATGCAGGGCAAAAAAACGCGTTTAGTTGGCCCCAACTGCCCCGGTATTATCACCCCCGGTGAATGTAAAATTGGCATTATGCCCGGTTATATCCACACTAAGGGCCACATCGGGGTAGTATCGCGCAGTGGTACGCTTACTTACGAGGCCGTTTATCAGCTTACCACGCAAGGTATCGGCCAAAGCACCGCCGTAGGGATTGGCGGCGACCCGGTGAACGGCAGCGATTTTATCGATTGTCTAAAAGCCTTTAATGCCGACCCTGACACCTACGCCGTAATTATGATTGGCGAAATTGGCGGCAGCGCCGAAGAAGAGGCCGCCCACTGGGTAAAAGCTAATATGACCAAACCGGTAGTGGGCTTTATTGGCGGGGCAACGGCGCCGGCCGGTAAACGTATGGGCCATGCCGGGGCGATTATTAGCGGCGGCAAAGGTACGGCGGCGGAGAAAATAGCCGCTTTAGAGAGCTGCGGCATAACGGTAGCCAAAACCCCAGCGGTAATGGGCGAAACCATGATTAAAGTACTTAAAGATAAAGGGTTGTATGAAAGGTGTTTGCGTACTTAG
- a CDS encoding HigA family addiction module antitoxin: MAERIKLDHIGLILQEEFMEPFGLSMNALAKAIMVPPNRIHSIVHGLRRMSADTDLRLSHYFGLSQGFFLRIQNRYDMTMALRELDDKIKQIIPIEHTSTTSKIPVLDE, translated from the coding sequence ATGGCAGAACGTATTAAACTCGACCATATTGGCCTAATTTTACAGGAAGAGTTTATGGAGCCATTTGGGTTATCGATGAACGCTTTAGCTAAGGCCATTATGGTACCACCTAATCGTATACATAGTATTGTACACGGCTTACGGCGCATGAGCGCCGATACCGATTTACGTTTAAGCCATTATTTTGGCTTATCACAAGGCTTTTTTTTACGCATTCAAAATAGATATGATATGACGATGGCTCTACGTGAGTTAGATGATAAAATAAAGCAAATTATTCCTATTGAACATACCTCTACTACCAGCAAAATACCGGTATTAGATGAATAA
- a CDS encoding type II toxin-antitoxin system RelE/ParE family toxin produces the protein MIKSFNCPSTKQIYDGNIAKKFPAEIQSRARRKLDMLDAAEILEDLRVPPSNRLEKLLGNRSGQYSIRINDKYRLCFEWINNEAQNVEIVDYH, from the coding sequence ATGATAAAATCTTTCAACTGCCCTTCTACCAAACAAATTTATGATGGAAATATAGCTAAAAAATTCCCAGCTGAAATACAAAGCCGCGCCAGACGTAAACTTGATATGCTGGATGCCGCCGAAATCCTCGAAGATTTGCGTGTGCCACCATCTAACCGTTTAGAAAAATTACTAGGAAATCGTAGCGGGCAGTATAGTATAAGAATAAATGATAAATACCGCCTTTGTTTTGAATGGATTAACAACGAGGCCCAAAATGTCGAAATTGTGGATTACCATTAA
- a CDS encoding peptidoglycan bridge formation glycyltransferase FemA/FemB family protein — translation MLTINEEPNFDGDNFLQTPFWQQFKGKFGWQGKTFTAAYDNLNFSFLVLNRQIGRLFNFIYLPLPNFTPITTNHSHFLKELSKLLKKYYRNPLIIRYDLTWENNIILTNPLRKAIMPVQPPDTVIINLQQSNEELLKNMHKKTRYNVGLAAKKGVTIRQDNNQIEQWYTMYQETAQRDGIAIHSYNYYQTFLQLAKENGLEARLYLAEHEGDLLAGIITLFYKDTATYVYGASSNLKRNLMASYGLQWQAMSDAKAFGCTAYDLFGIPPSDDPNHPMFGLYQFKTGFGGQLVHRLGAYDYPVNWPLYTAFRLAEKGRLAKKELAKKRK, via the coding sequence ATGCTTACCATTAACGAAGAGCCCAATTTTGATGGCGATAATTTTTTACAAACACCTTTTTGGCAGCAATTTAAAGGCAAATTTGGCTGGCAAGGTAAAACCTTTACCGCTGCCTATGATAATTTAAATTTTTCTTTTTTAGTACTTAACAGGCAGATTGGCCGGCTCTTTAACTTTATCTACCTGCCTTTACCAAACTTTACGCCGATTACGACTAACCACAGCCATTTTTTAAAAGAGCTCAGTAAATTATTAAAAAAATATTACCGCAATCCTTTAATTATTAGATACGATTTAACTTGGGAAAATAATATTATTTTAACCAACCCATTACGCAAAGCCATTATGCCGGTGCAGCCGCCAGATACCGTGATTATCAACTTACAGCAAAGCAACGAAGAATTACTAAAAAATATGCATAAAAAAACCCGCTATAACGTTGGCTTAGCCGCTAAAAAAGGGGTTACCATTAGGCAAGATAATAACCAAATAGAGCAATGGTATACAATGTATCAAGAAACTGCTCAGCGTGATGGCATAGCTATTCATAGTTATAATTACTATCAAACTTTTTTACAGTTAGCTAAAGAAAATGGCCTTGAGGCCCGGCTTTATCTGGCCGAACACGAAGGTGATTTACTGGCCGGTATCATTACTTTATTTTATAAAGATACCGCTACTTATGTTTATGGAGCCAGCAGCAATCTTAAACGCAATTTAATGGCCAGTTATGGTTTACAATGGCAAGCGATGAGCGATGCTAAAGCTTTTGGCTGTACCGCTTACGATTTATTTGGTATCCCGCCCAGTGATGACCCTAACCACCCAATGTTTGGGCTGTATCAATTTAAAACCGGCTTTGGCGGGCAGTTGGTGCACAGGTTAGGCGCTTACGATTATCCGGTAAATTGGCCGCTTTATACGGCCTTTAGATTGGCCGAAAAAGGACGCTTAGCCAAAAAAGAGCTGGCTAAAAAAAGAAAGTAG
- a CDS encoding 2-oxoacid:acceptor oxidoreductase subunit alpha — protein MFKEISWKIGGTQGEGIEATGDLFSTGLNRLGYYLNAFRTFSSRVKGGPSTNKIRVSVDRLYSTADAVHILVAFDQEAIDLNYHEVVKEGIILADAKFEPLLPSGCGAKLLVIPFTDIAKNLGTPLMKNMVAVGASAALMGLDTTVFTEIAAEKFGRKGEAVVKSNIEAIKAGKAEVDNKLGSTPFKMEAANKAERLFITGNDIVGMGCIAGGARFMASYPITPATEIMEYLIRHLPKVGGAVVQTEDEISAVMMTIGAGYAGVRSVTNTSGPGLSLKAEGIGFAAMIEAPLVVVDVQRGGPSTGLPTRHEQSDIMAAIYNTHGDIPKIVLAPSTVEEAFYDTTEAFNLAEEFQCPVILIIDMQMGSSKQTVEMLNLKKVQIRRGALQSSVPAPADPTDYFKRYLVTESGVSPRVVPGMVNGIHHSTGVEHNEMGKPSEVVSNRINQMDKRLRKLKSVKVAEPVHINAVAKEADALDVLFVGFNSTRGAIEETVAKLNGEGVKAGHAHIRLIHPFPAEKVAPLVKKAKKIIIVENNATAQLAQIMKLEVGQAEKIKNILKYDGSPFLPGELYKKSKEVL, from the coding sequence ATGTTTAAGGAAATTTCATGGAAAATTGGCGGTACGCAGGGCGAAGGTATCGAGGCCACCGGCGATTTATTTTCGACCGGCTTAAATAGGCTGGGGTATTATTTAAATGCCTTTCGTACCTTTTCATCAAGGGTTAAAGGCGGCCCCAGCACTAATAAAATTAGGGTATCGGTGGATAGGCTGTATAGCACCGCCGATGCAGTGCACATTTTGGTGGCTTTTGACCAAGAAGCTATCGATTTAAACTACCATGAGGTAGTAAAAGAGGGCATCATTTTGGCCGATGCCAAATTTGAGCCGTTGCTGCCATCGGGCTGTGGCGCTAAACTGCTGGTTATCCCTTTTACCGATATAGCTAAAAACTTAGGCACGCCGCTCATGAAAAATATGGTGGCCGTTGGCGCTAGTGCGGCTTTAATGGGACTAGACACTACTGTTTTTACCGAAATAGCCGCCGAAAAGTTTGGCCGTAAAGGTGAAGCGGTGGTTAAAAGTAATATAGAAGCCATTAAAGCCGGTAAAGCCGAAGTAGACAACAAACTGGGCAGCACTCCTTTTAAGATGGAGGCAGCTAATAAAGCCGAGCGTTTATTTATTACCGGTAACGATATTGTGGGTATGGGCTGTATTGCCGGCGGAGCGCGTTTTATGGCTAGTTACCCCATCACTCCTGCTACAGAAATTATGGAGTACCTCATTCGGCACTTGCCTAAAGTGGGCGGTGCGGTGGTGCAAACCGAAGACGAAATTAGCGCCGTTATGATGACCATTGGCGCCGGTTATGCCGGTGTGCGCAGTGTAACTAATACCTCTGGGCCCGGCTTATCGCTAAAGGCCGAAGGCATTGGCTTTGCTGCAATGATAGAGGCCCCGCTGGTGGTGGTAGATGTGCAGCGCGGCGGCCCTAGTACCGGCTTGCCAACTCGCCATGAGCAATCGGATATTATGGCCGCTATTTACAACACGCACGGCGATATTCCTAAAATTGTGCTGGCCCCCAGTACTGTGGAAGAGGCTTTTTACGATACCACTGAGGCCTTTAACTTGGCCGAAGAGTTTCAGTGCCCGGTTATTTTAATAATAGACATGCAAATGGGCAGCAGCAAACAAACCGTTGAAATGCTTAATTTAAAGAAGGTGCAAATTAGACGCGGTGCTTTACAAAGCAGTGTACCGGCCCCAGCCGACCCAACGGATTATTTTAAACGTTATTTAGTAACCGAAAGCGGCGTATCGCCGCGTGTGGTGCCGGGTATGGTTAATGGTATTCATCACTCAACGGGCGTAGAGCATAACGAAATGGGCAAACCCAGCGAAGTAGTAAGTAACCGCATAAACCAAATGGATAAGAGGCTGCGCAAATTAAAAAGCGTTAAGGTGGCCGAGCCGGTGCATATTAATGCCGTTGCTAAAGAGGCCGATGCGCTAGATGTTTTATTTGTAGGTTTTAACTCCACACGCGGAGCCATTGAAGAGACGGTAGCCAAACTTAACGGCGAAGGTGTTAAGGCAGGCCACGCCCATATTAGGTTAATCCACCCCTTCCCGGCCGAAAAAGTAGCCCCATTAGTAAAAAAAGCTAAAAAAATTATTATTGTGGAGAACAACGCTACTGCCCAGCTGGCACAGATAATGAAGCTGGAGGTAGGGCAGGCCGAAAAAATTAAAAATATTTTAAAGTACGATGGTAGCCCCTTTTTACCGGGCGAACTTTACAAAAAAAGCAAGGAGGTGCTGTAA
- a CDS encoding four helix bundle protein: MKESILQEKSKRFAIRIVNLFKHLTNEKKEFIMSKQLLKSGTSVGANIMEAEHAQSNLDFIHKNNIALKEANEAKYWLELLFETEYLTKEQYESIKTDCDELLKMLVSTIKTLKSKT, encoded by the coding sequence ATGAAAGAAAGTATATTGCAAGAAAAGAGCAAGAGGTTTGCCATAAGAATTGTAAATCTTTTTAAACATTTAACTAATGAGAAAAAAGAGTTTATTATGTCAAAGCAGCTTTTAAAAAGTGGTACAAGCGTAGGGGCAAATATTATGGAGGCAGAGCACGCTCAAAGTAATTTAGATTTTATTCATAAAAATAATATTGCACTTAAAGAAGCTAATGAGGCAAAATATTGGCTTGAATTACTCTTTGAAACGGAATATTTAACCAAAGAACAATATGAAAGTATTAAAACGGATTGTGATGAATTACTTAAAATGCTTGTTTCTACAATTAAAACTCTTAAAAGTAAAACATAA
- a CDS encoding 2-oxoacid:ferredoxin oxidoreductase subunit beta, producing the protein MATANDFKNDVKPNWCPGCGDYGVLAAIQKAAANCGIEPHQLALSTGIGCSGRLAGYVRSYGVHGLHGRALPVAQGIKMANRELTVIAAGGDGDGFAIGTNHTVHAMRRNIDMTYIVMDNQIYGLTKGQMSPRSDIGQITNSSPTGSVERPISSVQLALASGATFVAQSFSSDLNQMTDIIEKAINHKGFSLVVIYSPCPTYNKTNDVQWYKERLSNVADIAGYNPSDITAAFKAITEKEGWLTGVLYQKEMASYQEVVKGYAPEALVKADLNLSEDLFYNTLVKEYI; encoded by the coding sequence ATGGCCACAGCAAACGATTTTAAAAACGATGTAAAACCTAACTGGTGTCCGGGCTGCGGCGACTACGGAGTATTGGCTGCCATTCAAAAAGCGGCGGCAAATTGCGGGATAGAGCCGCATCAGTTGGCTTTATCTACCGGTATTGGCTGTAGCGGCCGTTTAGCCGGTTATGTACGCAGTTATGGCGTACATGGCTTGCATGGCCGTGCTTTACCGGTGGCGCAGGGCATTAAAATGGCTAACCGCGAACTTACCGTAATTGCCGCCGGCGGTGATGGTGATGGTTTTGCCATTGGTACCAACCATACCGTGCACGCTATGCGCCGTAATATAGATATGACTTATATTGTAATGGATAATCAAATTTATGGTTTAACTAAGGGGCAGATGTCGCCGCGCAGCGATATAGGGCAAATTACCAACAGCAGCCCCACCGGGTCGGTGGAAAGGCCTATCTCTTCGGTGCAGCTGGCTTTAGCCAGCGGTGCGACCTTTGTGGCCCAAAGTTTTTCGAGCGACCTTAACCAAATGACCGACATTATCGAAAAGGCCATTAACCACAAAGGTTTTTCGCTGGTGGTTATTTACAGCCCTTGTCCTACCTACAATAAAACCAACGATGTGCAGTGGTACAAAGAGCGGTTAAGTAATGTAGCTGATATTGCCGGTTACAACCCCAGCGATATAACCGCTGCCTTTAAAGCTATTACCGAAAAAGAGGGCTGGCTTACCGGTGTGCTTTATCAAAAAGAGATGGCCAGCTACCAAGAGGTGGTGAAAGGTTATGCGCCGGAGGCTTTGGTTAAGGCCGATTTAAACTTAAGCGAAGATTTGTTTTATAACACTTTGGTGAAAGAATACATATAA
- the deoC gene encoding deoxyribose-phosphate aldolase, whose protein sequence is MQLNKYIDHTLLKADATPQQVINLCNEAKQYNFASVCTNGNYTSLVAEQLKGSGVKSCAVVGFPLGAMATKAKVYEAQLACRDGANEIDMVLDIGQLKAGNDGSVYEDIKAVVQAVHQHKAIVKVIIESSLLSDEEKVKACNLAVTAGADFVKTSTGFSTGGATIEDVKLMLEVVKDKAQVKASGGIKSASDALAMVKAGATRLGTSNGIAIMRQEECAGGY, encoded by the coding sequence ATGCAGTTAAATAAATACATAGACCACACTTTATTAAAGGCCGATGCCACCCCGCAGCAAGTTATTAATTTATGTAACGAAGCTAAACAATATAACTTTGCCAGTGTGTGCACCAACGGTAACTACACCAGCTTAGTGGCCGAACAACTCAAAGGCAGCGGGGTAAAAAGCTGTGCCGTTGTTGGGTTTCCTCTGGGGGCGATGGCCACTAAAGCTAAAGTTTACGAAGCCCAACTGGCTTGCCGCGATGGAGCTAACGAAATTGATATGGTGTTAGATATTGGCCAACTTAAAGCCGGGAACGATGGCAGCGTTTACGAAGATATTAAGGCGGTGGTGCAGGCCGTTCACCAACATAAAGCCATTGTTAAGGTAATTATCGAAAGCTCTTTATTAAGTGATGAAGAAAAGGTTAAAGCCTGTAATTTAGCCGTTACGGCAGGGGCCGATTTTGTAAAAACCTCTACCGGCTTTAGCACCGGCGGGGCTACGATAGAAGACGTTAAACTGATGCTAGAGGTAGTTAAAGATAAAGCGCAGGTAAAAGCCAGCGGCGGTATTAAATCGGCCAGCGATGCTTTGGCTATGGTTAAGGCAGGAGCTACACGATTAGGGACCTCTAACGGCATAGCCATTATGCGGCAAGAAGAATGCGCCGGCGGATATTAA
- the sucC gene encoding ADP-forming succinate--CoA ligase subunit beta — translation MNIHEHQAKELLRGYGVTVPNGYVAFSVDEAVTAAEKLSGTVKVVKAQIHAGGRGKAGGVKVAKSPDEVKNYAAEILGKTLVTQQTGPEGKEVKRLLIEEGCAIKKEYYAGMVLDRSTSKVVLMASEEGGMDIEEVAAKSPEKIFKEFIDPLVGLTGFQARRIAFNINIPTELISQTAKLLINLYKAYVELDCAIVEINPLVTTEDGKVMALDAKINFDDNALYRHPKLTDKRDLNEEDPKEIAAGKFGLSYIALDGNIGCMVNGAGLAMATMDIIKFYGGSPANFLDVGGGATTEKVCEACKIILSDPQVKGIFINIFGGIMKCDTIAEGVVAAVKQLALKVPLVVRLEGTNVEKGREILKQSGLTLQAATSMADGAQKIVALVKGAA, via the coding sequence ATGAACATACACGAACATCAAGCTAAAGAGCTACTGCGTGGCTATGGAGTAACCGTGCCAAACGGCTATGTAGCCTTTAGCGTAGACGAAGCCGTAACTGCTGCCGAAAAATTAAGCGGTACGGTTAAAGTGGTTAAGGCGCAAATTCATGCCGGCGGGCGCGGTAAAGCCGGCGGTGTTAAGGTAGCTAAAAGCCCAGACGAAGTAAAGAATTATGCCGCCGAAATTTTAGGCAAAACTTTGGTTACCCAGCAAACCGGGCCGGAAGGCAAAGAGGTTAAACGCCTGCTGATAGAAGAAGGCTGCGCTATTAAGAAAGAGTACTATGCGGGTATGGTGCTAGACCGTTCTACTAGTAAGGTGGTTTTAATGGCCAGCGAAGAGGGCGGAATGGATATTGAGGAAGTTGCCGCTAAATCGCCCGAAAAAATTTTTAAAGAATTTATCGACCCGCTGGTGGGGTTAACCGGCTTTCAGGCGCGGCGCATTGCCTTTAACATTAACATACCAACCGAGCTTATTAGCCAAACGGCCAAGCTGCTTATCAACTTATATAAGGCCTACGTTGAATTGGATTGTGCGATTGTCGAGATTAACCCGCTGGTTACCACCGAAGACGGCAAGGTTATGGCCCTAGATGCTAAAATCAACTTTGATGACAACGCCCTGTACCGCCACCCCAAGCTTACCGATAAGCGCGACCTTAACGAGGAAGACCCTAAAGAGATTGCGGCCGGCAAATTCGGCTTAAGTTATATTGCTTTAGATGGCAATATTGGCTGTATGGTGAATGGCGCCGGCCTTGCAATGGCCACGATGGATATTATTAAATTTTACGGCGGCAGCCCGGCTAACTTTTTAGATGTAGGCGGTGGGGCCACCACCGAAAAGGTATGCGAGGCTTGTAAGATTATTTTATCGGACCCTCAAGTAAAAGGCATATTTATTAATATTTTTGGCGGTATTATGAAGTGTGATACCATCGCCGAAGGGGTAGTGGCCGCCGTAAAACAATTGGCCTTAAAAGTGCCGCTGGTGGTACGCTTAGAGGGCACCAATGTGGAGAAAGGCCGCGAAATTTTAAAGCAATCGGGTTTAACTTTGCAGGCTGCTACCAGCATGGCCGATGGCGCCCAAAAGATTGTTGCTTTAGTTAAAGGAGCCGCCTAA
- the tsf gene encoding translation elongation factor Ts → MAAITPQMVKELREKTMAGMTDCKKALQDADGDFAKAEKILKEKGLANAAKRADRASNEGKVFSLVQGDKLVILELACETDFVSKNERFIALGNKLCQIILEKNLAAVTDELKTLVDEEVIVLKERFEIKRFETVNLDNNTIHAYYSHNDGMIGVVVLGKTGKHDDSVKAYLRDVAMHVAAMSPLYLNRDSVDAAYLAEISEIITKKAEEDVKGKPENIAKNIIKGKIDKQLAEIILFEQSFVKEPALTIAKKTAEVAKVTDSGLEITRYIAYRVGGA, encoded by the coding sequence ATGGCTGCTATAACTCCGCAAATGGTTAAAGAACTGCGCGAAAAAACAATGGCCGGTATGACCGACTGTAAAAAAGCTTTACAAGATGCCGACGGCGACTTTGCTAAAGCCGAAAAAATTTTAAAAGAAAAAGGTTTAGCTAACGCTGCCAAACGTGCCGACCGTGCCAGTAACGAAGGTAAAGTTTTTAGTTTGGTGCAAGGTGATAAATTGGTTATCCTCGAGCTGGCCTGCGAAACCGATTTTGTCTCTAAAAATGAACGTTTTATTGCACTTGGCAACAAGCTATGCCAAATTATCCTAGAAAAAAATTTAGCCGCCGTAACCGATGAGCTAAAAACGTTGGTAGACGAAGAAGTTATTGTTTTAAAGGAACGGTTTGAAATTAAACGTTTTGAGACGGTAAACCTTGATAATAATACGATACACGCTTATTACTCGCACAACGATGGTATGATTGGTGTGGTGGTGCTTGGTAAAACCGGCAAACACGATGACAGTGTTAAAGCTTACCTGCGTGATGTAGCGATGCATGTAGCGGCAATGAGCCCGCTTTATTTAAACCGCGATAGCGTGGACGCAGCTTATTTAGCCGAAATTAGCGAAATTATTACCAAAAAGGCCGAAGAAGATGTTAAAGGCAAGCCCGAAAATATTGCCAAAAATATTATTAAAGGCAAAATTGATAAACAACTGGCCGAAATTATTTTGTTTGAGCAAAGTTTTGTCAAAGAACCGGCTTTAACCATTGCCAAAAAAACCGCCGAAGTAGCTAAAGTTACCGATAGCGGTTTAGAGATTACCCGCTATATTGCTTACCGTGTAGGCGGAGCATAA
- a CDS encoding immune inhibitor A has translation MPESKLKALKPLMLKLMKPKKTKLNIKPANTKAKLLSGREQAIHNEKMKGWPHNFVKFED, from the coding sequence ATGCCGGAGAGTAAGCTAAAGGCGCTTAAGCCGCTTATGCTCAAGCTTATGAAACCTAAAAAGACAAAACTTAATATTAAGCCGGCTAATACAAAAGCAAAGCTTTTGAGTGGGCGAGAACAAGCTATTCATAATGAAAAAATGAAAGGCTGGCCACACAATTTTGTAAAGTTTGAAGATTAA
- the rpsB gene encoding 30S ribosomal protein S2, with translation MAVVTMKNLLESGVHFGHQVKRWDPRMKKYIFAERNGVHIIDLQKTIVSIKDAYEAVRKEVSRGKTVLFVGTKKQAQEAVKKEAERCGMFYINNRWLGGMLSNFSTIKKSLQRLKKLEKMEVDGTFSMLTKKEVTKLQKEKAKLEKNLGGIKDMKELPGIIFVIDTRKEAIAIAEANRMKIPVVAVVDTNSNPGGVTYPIPGNDDAIRAITLFTQTIANAVLEADNEIGLQVIESLDEEGGLDEAVINKDREDYAEKYAVSNMEEDE, from the coding sequence ATGGCTGTAGTAACCATGAAAAATTTGCTTGAAAGTGGCGTCCACTTTGGCCACCAAGTAAAACGTTGGGACCCACGTATGAAGAAGTACATCTTCGCCGAACGCAACGGGGTGCATATCATCGATTTACAAAAAACCATCGTGAGCATTAAAGATGCCTACGAAGCAGTGCGTAAAGAGGTTAGCCGCGGCAAAACCGTGCTCTTTGTGGGCACCAAAAAGCAAGCGCAAGAGGCCGTTAAAAAAGAAGCCGAACGCTGCGGTATGTTTTATATTAATAACCGCTGGCTGGGCGGTATGCTTAGCAACTTTAGCACCATTAAAAAAAGTTTGCAGCGTCTTAAAAAATTGGAGAAGATGGAAGTTGACGGCACTTTTAGTATGCTTACTAAAAAAGAAGTAACCAAGCTCCAAAAAGAAAAAGCTAAGCTGGAAAAAAACTTAGGTGGCATTAAAGATATGAAAGAGCTGCCCGGTATCATCTTTGTAATTGATACCCGTAAAGAGGCCATCGCTATTGCCGAAGCTAACCGTATGAAAATCCCGGTAGTGGCGGTGGTAGACACCAACAGTAATCCCGGCGGTGTAACTTATCCTATTCCCGGCAACGATGACGCTATCCGTGCCATCACTTTATTTACTCAAACCATCGCTAATGCCGTGCTGGAGGCCGATAACGAAATTGGCTTACAAGTAATTGAAAGCCTTGATGAAGAAGGCGGCCTTGATGAAGCGGTAATTAATAAAGACCGCGAAGATTACGCCGAAAAATATGCCGTAAGCAATATGGAGGAAGACGAATAA
- a CDS encoding DUF192 domain-containing protein has translation MKKLLFTLFILIAFSCGSQDLQLVQLTVTINDTTILVEVADTSDSRALGLMHRRSLPANNGMLFVFPDEAIRSFWMHNTYIPLSIAYIDRDGRIRSIHDMTPLSRATIQSTLPVMYALEVNQGFFERHNITVGDRVIIPAGVRAVN, from the coding sequence ATGAAAAAACTGCTTTTTACCTTATTTATATTAATAGCATTTAGCTGCGGCTCGCAAGATTTACAGCTGGTGCAGCTTACCGTTACTATTAACGATACAACCATCTTAGTGGAGGTAGCCGATACCTCCGATAGCCGCGCTTTAGGCCTAATGCACCGCCGCAGCTTGCCGGCCAATAACGGTATGCTGTTTGTTTTTCCCGATGAAGCTATCCGCAGTTTTTGGATGCATAATACCTACATACCTTTAAGTATAGCTTATATCGATAGAGACGGCCGTATTCGCTCTATCCACGATATGACGCCGCTTAGCCGTGCCACTATCCAAAGTACTCTGCCGGTAATGTATGCGCTCGAGGTTAATCAGGGCTTTTTTGAACGCCACAATATTACCGTTGGCGACAGAGTAATTATCCCGGCCGGTGTGAGAGCTGTAAATTAG